From the genome of Amycolatopsis granulosa:
GAGGTGCGGCACGACGAGCCCGAGGAACGCGATCGGCCCGCACGCGGCGACCGCCGAGCCGGTCAGCAGCGTGATCGCCGCGACGCCGAGCACACGCGTGCGCAGCACCCGCTGGCCGAGCGCGGTCGCGACGTCCTCGCCGAGCGCCAGCGTGTTGAGGCCGGGCGTGTTGATCAGCGCGAGCAGCAGGCCGGCCACCAGGAACGGCGCGATCTGCCCGGTGATCGCGAAATCGCGCCCGGCGATCGACCCGATCCGCCAGAACCGGTAGATCTCCATGCCGCGCTCGTCGCCGAGGATGATCGCCGACACCAGCCCGTGCAGCAGCGCGCTCACCGCGGCCCCGGCGAGCGCGAGCGTCACCGGTGTCGCGCCCTTGCCGCCGACCGCGCCGAGCAGGAACACCGCGACGCTGGCCAGCAGGGCACCGGCGAACCCGAACCAGATGGACCCGTAGAGCCCGTCGATCCCGAGCACCACGACCGCGAACACGACCGCGAGCGCGGCGCCGTGGGTGACGCCGAGCAGGCCGGGATCGGCGAGCGGATTGCGCGTGTGGCCCTGCATGAGCGCGCCGGCGACGCCGATCGCGAGCCCGACGAGCAGGCCGAGCACCGTGCGCGGCACCCGCAGCGACCGGACGATGATGTCCGGTTCGGACCCGGCGGGGTGGGTGAGCGCCGTCCACACCTGCCCGAGCGGGATCGTTTTCGTACCCAGCGCGACGCTCGCCGCGCAGACGAGGACCAGCAGCACGGCGAGCACGCCGATACCGGCCAGCCGGCGCTGCCTGCGCGTCCGTGGCCGGGCTGTCGCCACCACCGTCACTGCTGTCGCCTATCCAACTCGATCTTCCAAACGGGACGAACCGCATCTTATGCTTCTCGTTAGGCTAGGCTAACCGAAAGAGAGATGCCGATGACGAGACCGTGGCGAGCAGCACTGGCGCTGGCGGTGACCGCGTGCCTGACCCTGACCGCGTGTGGCGGCGGCGCCGGAGAATCCGCGCAGCAGAGCGGGGCGAGCCAGGCGGGCTATCCGCGCACCATCCAGCACGCGATGGGTTCGACCGTGCTGGAGACGCAGCCGAAGACCGTCGCCGCGCTCGACACCAGCTACGTGGACGCCGCGCTCGCGCTGGAAACCCAGGTCGTGGCGTACACGAAGTACCGCAACTACGACCAGCTGCCCGACTACCTCGGCGACGACCGCAGGTTCGGCGCGGGCGCCAAGGTGATCGGCCCGCTGGAGAGCCCGGACGTCGAGCAGCTCTACGACATCAAGCCGGACGTGATCGTCTCGGCGAAGGTGCGCCACGAGAAGTACTACGACCAGTTCACCGGGGTCGCCCCGACGGTCTTCTCGACGACGACCGGCGCGATGTGGAAGGACAACACCCGGCTGCTCGCGCGGGTCCTCGGCAAGGAGTCCCTGGCCGAGCAGAAGATCGGCGCCTACGAGCAGCGGGCGCAGCGGATCGGCCAGGAGATCGCCGCGAAGCTCGGCCGCACGCCGACGGTGTCCATCGTGCGGTTCGTCGAGGGCGAGCCGACCGTCCGGCTCTACAGCAGCACGTCCTACCCCGGCGTCGTGATGGCCGATGCCAAGCTGTCGCGTCCGGCCGGCCAGCCGGACGCGGCCGACAAGATCTCGGTGAACCTCAGCCAGGAGGACATCGCGAAGCTGGACGCGGACATCATCTTCGTGTCGTCGTACTCGGACGAGACGAAGACGGCGGAGGACCCGAAGGCGAAGTTCCAGGCCAACCCCCTGTGGGCGACGCTGAAGGGCAAGATCGTCGATGTCTCCGACACGACGTGGTTCAGCGCGGTGAGCCTGCAGGGCGCCTCGGCGATGCTGACGGACCTGGCGAACCAGTTCGGCGTGACGCCGTGACCCGGGCGGGGCCGCGTCCGGTGTGGACGCGGCCCCGCCGCTCTACGGTGGACCCATGATTTTCATCACCGCGAAGTTCCGCATCCTGCCGAAGCACGCCGACGACTGGCCCGCGATCGCGCGGGACTTCACCCTCGCCACCCGCGCCGAGGACGGGTGCCTGTGGTTCGACTGGTCCCGCAGCGTCGAGGACCCGACGGAGTACGTGCTGGTCGAAGCCTTCCGCGACGGCGAAGCGGGTGCGGCGCACCTCCGGTCCAGCCACTTCGAGACCGCCCAGCGGACCCTGCCGCCCTACCTGGCGGAGACACCGCGGATCGTCAACTTCGAGGTGCCCCAGGACGACTGGTCCGAGCTGGGCGAGCTGGCCGTGCAGCGCTAGGCGCGCAGACCGTCGGCGATGATCCGCGTCAGCGGCCGGCCCGCCGGGGCCCGCCGCCGCATCGCCAGGTACCCCGCCAGCAGCGCGGTCAGGTCACCGGGCTCCACGTCCGCCCGGACCGCGCCGGCCGCCTGCGCGCGGCGCAGCAGGTCGCCGAACGCGGCGCGGAACTCGCTCCGTTCGTCCGGCGCCGCCGCGAACGGGGTGCCGGTGCTCGCCCCGAGGGCGTCGCACAGGGCCTTGTTCAGCAGCGCCTGTTCAGCCACCACATCGAAGAACTCGAAGAACGCCCCGCCCGGGTCGGCCGCGTCGAGCCGGTCGCGTGCCTGCCCGGCGAGCCACTCGATGCGGTCGAGCACGACCGCCTCGAACAGCATCTCCTTGCTGGGGAAGTGCCGGTAGACCGTTCCCGCGCCCACCCCGGCGCGCCGCGCGATCTCGTCCAGCGGCACCGACGGGCCCTCGTCGGCGAACGCCTCCTGAGCGGCGGCCAGCACGCGCGCTCGGTTGCGGCGCGCGTCGGCACGCAGCCCGGTGCGGCCCGCGGAACCAGTCATCGGAAGCGATTCTAGTCAGCGGCCGGCCGCGACGACCGGTTCGGCGAACAGCCCGACCAGCCCGGACCACGCACCGGGCACCAGCACCACCGCCAGCACCGTGAACACCGGCACGATCAGGAACTTCTCCACGCCCTTGCCGGTGCGGAAACGCAGGAACCCGGGCGGCCGCAGCTCGTACCAGGTCTCACCGGCGATCGGCACCGGGAACAGGAACGGGCACCCGG
Proteins encoded in this window:
- a CDS encoding TetR/AcrR family transcriptional regulator; this encodes MTGSAGRTGLRADARRNRARVLAAAQEAFADEGPSVPLDEIARRAGVGAGTVYRHFPSKEMLFEAVVLDRIEWLAGQARDRLDAADPGGAFFEFFDVVAEQALLNKALCDALGASTGTPFAAAPDERSEFRAAFGDLLRRAQAAGAVRADVEPGDLTALLAGYLAMRRRAPAGRPLTRIIADGLRA
- a CDS encoding iron-siderophore ABC transporter substrate-binding protein, producing the protein MTRPWRAALALAVTACLTLTACGGGAGESAQQSGASQAGYPRTIQHAMGSTVLETQPKTVAALDTSYVDAALALETQVVAYTKYRNYDQLPDYLGDDRRFGAGAKVIGPLESPDVEQLYDIKPDVIVSAKVRHEKYYDQFTGVAPTVFSTTTGAMWKDNTRLLARVLGKESLAEQKIGAYEQRAQRIGQEIAAKLGRTPTVSIVRFVEGEPTVRLYSSTSYPGVVMADAKLSRPAGQPDAADKISVNLSQEDIAKLDADIIFVSSYSDETKTAEDPKAKFQANPLWATLKGKIVDVSDTTWFSAVSLQGASAMLTDLANQFGVTP
- a CDS encoding putative quinol monooxygenase, whose protein sequence is MIFITAKFRILPKHADDWPAIARDFTLATRAEDGCLWFDWSRSVEDPTEYVLVEAFRDGEAGAAHLRSSHFETAQRTLPPYLAETPRIVNFEVPQDDWSELGELAVQR
- a CDS encoding iron chelate uptake ABC transporter family permease subunit — protein: MTVVATARPRTRRQRRLAGIGVLAVLLVLVCAASVALGTKTIPLGQVWTALTHPAGSEPDIIVRSLRVPRTVLGLLVGLAIGVAGALMQGHTRNPLADPGLLGVTHGAALAVVFAVVVLGIDGLYGSIWFGFAGALLASVAVFLLGAVGGKGATPVTLALAGAAVSALLHGLVSAIILGDERGMEIYRFWRIGSIAGRDFAITGQIAPFLVAGLLLALINTPGLNTLALGEDVATALGQRVLRTRVLGVAAITLLTGSAVAACGPIAFLGLVVPHLARAITGPDYRWLVPVAGLLGAVLLLTADVLGRVLTGDDFEVGILLAIIGAPVFIVLVRRRGLSKV